GACCGCCATGTTGACGGTCCCCGTCACGGCGTTCATCTGCTCCACGCCGACGGCGACCTCAACGGGAGTGCCGGCCGGAGTGTGCTGGCGGACGTTGCTCAGCAGGTTGCTGATGACCTGCGAGATCTTGTCCTTGTCAACCCAGGCGACGGCGCGCGACGGCTTCTCCCCATGGAGCCCGGTCACCTTCGCCGGGTACTCGGGGGCCCTCGCGTGGAAGTCGAGGACCGTACCCTCCGCGATCTCGACAAGGTCGGCCGAGGTCATGGTGAGGGGCCGTGATTCGTCGAGCCGTGCCAGCTGAAGCAGGTCCTCGACGAGCCCGCCCATGCGGCGCGCCTCCGACTCGATCCGGTCCATGGCTGTCCCGATCTTATCGTCCGGAATTCCGCCGATCCGGTACAGCTCCGCGTAGCCGCGGACGGAGGCAAGAGGGGTGCGCAGCTCGTGGGAGGCGTCCGACACGAAGCGTCTCATCTGCGCCTCGGAGCGCTGACGGACCTGCATGCTCGCCTCGATCTGGCCGAGCATGATGTTGATCGATCCCGCGAGGTGGCCGACCTCGATGCCGAGATTCTCCGTCGGTACACGCTGACTCAGATCGCCCTGCGAGATCTTCCGCGTCGTGTGCTCGATGATGCGGAGCGGCTTGAGGGAGTGCTGGACCATGAAGTACGAGACGATCGCGCCGAGGGCGACGATGCAGGTGGCGATAATGAAGAGGATGAGCATCATCTGCGCCTTCGTCTGCTCCATCGTCGCCAGCGGGTAGGCGATGGCAACGGCCGGGAACTGCTCCGAGACCGTGTTGAGGTACATGACCCGCCACGTCGAATGCTCGATCGTGCCGGGCACGGTGATGGGGCTGGCCGGCTCCTCGCTGAACACGGGCGATACGTCGAGTGGGCGCCCGTAGCGCTCCTGCATCGACGGCGACATGAACTGCCAGTCGGCGGCCGCCTCGTTGCGCACGTAGATGTAATAGGGGGAGGGGACGACCTGGATGTCGGTCCCCACCATGGCGCTGAAGGTCTGCTGAGCGATCGTGGCGCCTGACGAGCGCAGGTCATCGTCGACCTGGTTCATGAGAACCTGGTTCATGACCGTCATCGTGCTGATGAAGACCGCCCCGAGCGCAAGGCTGAGGATCAGCACGTACAGGGCGACGAGCCGCCCGGTCAGACTCCGTTCGCTGCGCACGGCTACTTCTGTTCGCGGAGCACGTACCCAATCGCGCGCTTCGTGTGGATAAGGGGTGAGACCTCGACCCCGAGCGTCTCGGAGGAGTCGATCTTGCGGCGGAGGTAGGAGATGTAGGACTCGACGATCGAGATCTCGCCGTTCCAGTTGTAATCCCACACGTGATCGATGATCTGCTCCTTGGACACGACCCGTTCGGCGTTGACCATGAGATAGCGCAGCAGCTTGAACTCGGTGGGGGACAGCTCGACGTTGACGCCTGCGCGATACACCTCGTAGGAATCCTCGTTGAGGACGAGATCGGAGTAGACGATGTTGCCCTCCTCCCGCTCATCCGTCGTCCGACGGAGGATGGCGCGAATGCGGGCAACGACCTCTTCGAGGGAGAACGGCTTCGTCACGTAGTCGTCGCCGCCGACCGACAGCCCGCGAACCTTGTCCTGGATGTCGTCCTTCGCGGTGAGGAAGAGAACCGGCAGTCCCGGTTCATGCTCCCGCAGCTTCTTGAGGACCTCGAACCCGTCCATATCGGGGAGCATGATGTCGAGGACGACGAGGTCGGGGTGGACGAAGGACACTTGGGAGATGGCCTCGTGGCCATCCGCCGCCATACGGACCTCAAAACCCGCGAACGACAGCGAGGCGCTGAGGAGTTCGCGGATCGAGGGCTCATCGTCGACGACGAGAATCTTTGCTTCTGAGCTCATGGTCCCCATTATCTTGATAGCGGCTGGACGTTGACTGGAAATGGCGGCTTTTCAGCTTCCAGCGCGAGAACAGAGCCACCGAGGCGTTGGCCAGCCGCTGACGCGGCTGGCCAACGGATACTCAGTAGATGGTCGTGTTCTCGCCCGACTCGATCTCGCCCTGCGGCTTCTGACCGGCCTTGAGCGCGGCCAGACGGGCCTCGATCTCGGTGTCCTTCGAGTGGTCCTCGAGCTCCGCGAACTGGTCGGCGAGGGAGGAGCCCTGGAGCTCCTTCCGTCCCGCGACGACAGCCTCCTCGCGGCGGATCTGCTCCTCGAAGCGAGAGATCTCCGACGTCGGATCGAGGACGTTGATCGACGCCATCGACTCCTGGACCTTCGCCTGTGCGGCGACGGACTTCTGGCGGGCGACGAGCGAATCCCTGCGCGACTTCAGCTCATCGAGCTTCTGGTGCATGGTCTGCAGGCCGTCCTTGAGCTGATCGACGACCTGGTTCTGCGAGTCGATCATCGGCTCGGCTGCACGGGCCTCCGACTCGGCGGCGATCTGCTTGGAGATCGCGACCTTGGCGAGATCGTCGAACTTCTTCGCATTCACCTCATCGCCGCCGGTGCGGAACTGCTCCGCACGGTCGGAGGCGGCGATGGCCTTGCGGCCCCAATCCTCGGCCTCGCGAAGATCCTCAGCGTGGTCGGACTCGGCCAGACGGAGGTTGCCGATCGTGACGGCGATGGCGTCCTCAGCCTCGGCGATCGAGTTCGTGTAATCGCGGACGAGCTGGTCCAGCATCTTCTGCGGGTCCTCAGCGCGGTCGATGAGGGCGTTGATGTTGGCTCGGGTGAGCTGGCCGATACGGCCGAGGATGGACTGTTTTTCAGCCATGGTGAACCTTTCGTTGGGGACTGTCGTGAAACCTGTTGTGATTGAAGGGTCAGAAATCGATGCCGCCGCCGAAGCCGCCGCCGCCACCTCCGAAGCCTCCGCCTCCGCCGCCGAAGCCGCCGAAGGATCCGCTGGAGAAGCCGCCCCCGCGGCTGCCGCCGCCGAAGCCGCCGGAGAGGATGGAGCCGAGGATCATGCCCGTCATCATGCCGTTGCCGCCGAACCCGCCGCCCTGACGGCCGCCGAAGTAGTCCGGCTGCTGATGGCGGCGGATGTCGGACTGCGCCTGATCCTCGGCCTGGCGGGCGTAGCGCTCCGCCTGCTGATAGTGGGCCAGCTGCTCGTCAACCGAAGAGGCTCGTTCGCCGGCCGCCCTCGCGGACAGTGCCGTCGAGAGGGACGTGCGGGCCTCGGAGCCGACCGCGCCGCGGTTCGAGTCGATGAGGACGTCGGCGGCGTGAATCTTCCGGTCGGCCGAGCTCTTCGTCTTCTCGACACCGGCCATGAGGCGGCGACGGTTCTCGTCGGCCTGACGGACTCCGACGAGCGAGGCATCGATCGCGGTCTCTGCCTCTTCGAGCTGGTCGAGCGCGAGAATCGGGTCCGCGCTCGAGTCGACGGCGTAGGACAGGGCACGCTCGGCGGCCGCGCGGCGCTCCTGGATCGTGGGATCGCCGCCGCCGAGACGCTTCGCGTCCTCGACATCGGAGGACAGCGAGGCGATGGCCTTCTGGAGGTTCGCCCGAGCATCGAGCAGCGTCTGCTCGGCGTCCGACACGTCGTCGAGCAGGTGAGCGGCCTGCTGGACGTTCGTCTCGGCGATCCGCGCGAACACGGACGCCTGGCTGCGCTGGCCGGCCGCGACCTGCTCCTGCCCGCGGGCAACTGCCTCCTTGGCGGCGGCGAGGAACTCGCCGATCTTGCCCGGGTAGGTCTGGAGTGTTGCGAGCGCGGCCTGGGGGAAACGGTGGCGGAGGCTGTCGATCTGTGCCTGGGCGGTGGGGATGCGCGGACTCAGCTCCTGGATCCGTGTCGAGAGGCCTGCGAGGATCTCGTGGACGCGGGCGTTGATGTCGCGGAGCCTGGCGAACTCCTCCTCCTGGGCGGCAATCGCCTCCCGGGCCTTCGTCGTGTGCTCGAGAATCGCCGTGTAGTACGTGTGCCTCTCCTGGTCCGTGTCCGGAATGTTGTCGTCGAGCTTCTTGCGATACTCGAAGGCCTCGCGGACCTCCGCGCGGGCCAGTTCGAGGGCCTCGTCGAACTGAACGGTCGCCTGGAGCCCGAACTCGGCCTTCGCGAACTCGAGCTCGGCGGCCGACTCGCGCACCCCATCGTCGGCGACGATGAGGGCGTTGGCGGCGCGCTTGCCGAGGGCCTCGAGGCTCTCGGAGCGCTTCTTCTTCTCGGCCTTGGATCTGCGGCTCTTCCGGACAACGGTGAAGGCGATGAAGCCGCCGACCAGGAGGAGGGCCACGCCGGCGAACGTGAAGAAGCCCGTCGTGTCGGTGCCGCCGCCGAGTCCCTCGCCGTCGGACGTGAGGTCCTCGGTGATCGTCGTCAGCGCGGCGTCCCAGTCGCCGTCGCGCAGCTCGGGCCGGGCGAGGATGATCGCCTCTTCGACATTGCCTGCGACCTGCTCGTCGAGGGACCAGTAGCCCGCCTCGGTCGTCTCGGTGGCGAAGGCGATGAGGGCGTCGCCCTCGTCGATGACCGCGCTGCTCGCCTGCTGGGCCCATTCGCTCGGCCCCAGGTCGCCGAAATCGCTGACGAAGATGACATAGAGCTCGTCCCCGGCCTGATCCGCGAGCGAGTAGAGGGCCTCCTCGGCGGCCTGTGGCTGCTCGAGGACGCCGTTGGGATCGCTGAGAAGGTCGGTAGGGCGGAACGGCTCCACGCTCATCGGGAGGGCCCCGTCGATGTCGGTCATGCTTCGTGCTCTGCTTCCAGTCGTCTATCCCGTCAGGGGAATGCTGGCCTCAGTGTAACGGTTTTGTGTTCTGGAGCACCCTGCGGCAGGTGGTGAAGTGACGATGTTTCGCGGGCGGCGGAGGGGTGGGCCTGCAGTCGCTGTCGTTCGCGACTCCGGGGCGATAGTCGAGGCGGTAGAGTAGGAGGAGTATCTCTGCAGAATAGAAGGAGCTGTCGTGCCAACGGGCAAGGTTAAGTTCTTCAGCCAAGACAAGGGTTTCGGCTATATCACCGGCGATGACGGCCGCGACGTCTACTTCCCGGCGTCCGTCCTGCCCGCCGGGGCCCGCCCGCGGAAGGGCGCGCCTGTGGAGTATTCGGTCGCAGAGGGCAGGCGCGGACTGCACGCGCTCTCGGTCGAACTGAAGGAGGCTCCGGTTTCGCTCGCCAAGGCGGCGAGGCGCGAGCCGGAAGACATGGTCCCGATCATCGAGGATCTCATCAGGCTGCTCGACAGCGCCTCAACCCAACTCCGCAGGGGGCGCTACCCCGAGGGCAGCCCCCGCATCGCACAGGCCCTCCGTACTTTGGCAAGTGAGTTCGACGCATGACCCGTCTAGTCCCTGTCCAGACCGTCACGAAGGAGAAGACTCTCGCGCAGGCCATCGAGCCCGCGCGCGACGCCCTTCTCGACATCACGACGCCCGAGATGATCGGTGATCACGTCGGCGTGGTCCCCGAGGGGGATCGCGTCCTCACGCACGCCTTCACCTGCCTGCATCCCGGCTACGTCGGATGGTTCTGGGCGGTGACACAGTCCCGGGCGCCGCGCTCCCGTAAGGTCACCATCAACGAGCTGTCGCTCAAGCCCGGCCCGGAGGCGCTCGTCGCCCCCGATTGGGTGCCGTGGGCCGACCGGCTCGAGCCGGACGATATCTCCGGCACCGAGCCTCTGCCCTACCGCGAGGATGACCCGAGGCTGGTTGCGGGCTTCGAGGACACATCGGAGGATGCCGACCAGCTGAGGGAGTTCGAGCTCGGCCTCGGACGTGCCCGTGTGCTCTCCCAGGAGGGTCGCGCGGAGGCCTTCAATCGCTGGTACAACTCCGATCGCGGCCCGAACAGCCCCTCGGCCAAGGCGGCCAAGGCGAACTGCTCGACGTGTGCGTTCATGATGCTCATGGCGGGTTCGGCCCGCAGTCTGTTCGGCGTGTGCGCCAACGAATGGTCGCCCGATGACGGGAAGGTAGTCTCGCTCGATCACGGATGCGGTGCCCATTCGGAGACGGACGCCCCGAAGCAGAGGAAGCTCTGGGACCAGTCGGAGCCGGCGCTCGATGACGCGGAGATCGAAGTGGTCGAGGGTTAAGTGGAGAGGCTTCGCGGAGCGGTCAAGGATTACGCCTGGGGTTCGACCAGTGCGATTCCGGCCCTGTTCGATACGGTGGAGAGCGAGACCCCGGTGGCTGAGCTGTGGCTCGGCACCCACACGGCGGGTCCGGCGACGATCGGTGATGGTCTCGCCTACAGCCCCGAGGCGCCTCCTGCAGAGACTGACCTGCGCACGTACGTCCTCGCGGACCCGCAGGGTGCGCTCGGCGATGACGTCGCCCGCATGGGCAACACACTCCCGTATCTCCTCAAGCTCATCGCCCCCGCGAAGCCGCTCTCTCTCCAGGTCCATCCGTCCCGCGAGCAGGCGGCGCAGCGGTTCGAGGATGAGGAGCGCCAGGGTGTGCCGCTGTCCGATCCGACCCGCTCCTATCGCGACCGCAACCACAAGCCCGAGCTGCTGCTCGCACTCGACCGCTTCGAGGCAGTCGCGGGCTTCCGCGCCCCTCGTCGTGTCGCCGACGTCATCACCGGCCTGCCGTGTGAGATCGCCGAGACGATGCTCTCCTACCTCCGCGAGGATCTCAGCGCCGAGGGTATACGGCGCTGTTTCGAGTATCTGCTGAGCGAGGAGTCCCGTCCGAGCTCTGACAAGGTCGCTGCACTCGTCGCCGGGTGCCGGGCGAGGCTCGAGCGCGGTGAGTCCCCGTCGGAGCGCGCCGACCGGATCGTCACGCTGCTGGACAGCCATTACCCGGGCGACCCGGGCGTGGTCGCCTCCCTTCTCCTCAACCCCGTGACCCTTCAGCCCGGGGAGGCCCTGTTCGTCCCAGCCGGGACGGTCCACGCCTATCTGTCGGGCCTGGGTGTGGAGATCATGGCGAACTCGGACAATGTGCTCCGAGCCGGTCTCACCTCGAAGCACATCGACGTGCCCGAACTGCTCGCGACGGTCGACTATGTGGCCGCGCCACCCATCCGGATCGCCCCTGAACACGTCTCCGAGGTCACGCGCACCTACTATGCGCCCGTCGAGGATTTCGAGCTGTCGGTCGCCGACCTCCGCACGTGGAATGACACTCGATCGCTGCCCGGCCGCGGCCCCCGCATCCTCCTCGCCCTGTCCGGAGCCATCGAGGTGGCGACAAAGGAGCAGAGAATCACACTCAACCATGGCGAGGGCATCTTTGTGAGGGCGGACGAGGGAAAGCTCCAGGTGCGCGGAGTGGGGAAGCTGATCCAGGCCGACGTCCCATAGCCTTCATCTCACGATATGGATGGTTTTTATTCCACCATATGAAACGGCGTCGATTTGATCCGGGAAACCGCCAAATATCAGGGTTGTGAACGATTTACTTGAGCGCACCATGCCAACCCGTTTCCTTGATCGCACCTTCAAGCTGACCGAGCGCGGCTCGTCGGTCGGCCAGGAGATCCGCGGCGGGCTCGTCACGTTCTTCGCGATGAGCTACATCCTCGTCCTCAACCCGATCATCCTCTCCACCCCGGATTCGACGGGTCACTTCCTCGGCGGCGGTACCGAGGGCGCCAACACCCCGGCCATCGCAGCCGGCACGGCGCTCGTCGCAGCCATCATGTCGATCCTCATGGGATCGGTCGCCAACTTCCCGATGGCGATGGCGGCGGGCCTCGGCCTCAACGCGATGCTGGCCTACACGATCGTGTCCCTGCCGGGCATGACCTGGGCAGACGCGATGGGCATCGTCGTCCTCGAGGGCATCCTCATCTTCCTCCTCGTCATGACAGGCCTGCGCGAGGCCATCTTCAAGGCTGTCCCGAGCTTCCTCAAGACCGCCATCTCGGTCGGCATCGGCCTGTTCATCGCCCTCGTCGGCCTCGTCAACGCCGGCATCGTCCGTCCCGGCGCCGGCACCCCGCTCGATCTTGGCATCAACGGCTCGATCGCGTCGTGGCCGCTCGTCGTCTTCATTGTCGGCCTCCTGTCGATCATGGTCCTCATGGTCAAGCGCGTCCGCGGCGCCATCCTCATCGGCATCGTCATCGCGACCGCCTCGGCGATCGCCCTCGAGTCGATCCTCAAGCTCGGCGGCCAGACCCCTGACGGCTCGAACCCCGGCGGCTGGGGACTCACCGTCCCCGCGCTCAACGGCTCGCCCGTCTCGGTGCCGGAGTTCTCGACACTCGGCACGTTCTCGATCACCGGCCCGTTCGAGAAGATCTCGATCATCGCCGTCCTCGTTCTCGTCTTCTCGCTCATGCTCGCGGACTTCTTCGACACGATGGGCACGATGGTCGCCGTCGGCTCCGAGGCGAACCTTCTCGACGAGGATGACAACCCTCCCCGCATGCGCCAGATCCTCGCCATCGACTCCCTCGGTGCGATCGCGGGCGGCCTGGGCGGCGTCTCCTCCAACACCGCCTACATCGAGTCGACGACCGGTGTCGCCGACGGCGCGCGCACGGGCCTGGCGAGCATCGTCACCGGCACGCTCTTCCTTCTCAGCACCTTCCTCGCACCGCTCGCCGGCATGATCCCCTACGAGGCGGCCACCCCGGCGCTCGTCATCGTCGGCTTCCTCATGATGCAGCAGGTCGCGAACATCGACTGGAAGGACCTCGTCATCGGCATTCCGGCGTTCCTCACGATCGTCTTCATGCCGTTCTCGTACTCGATCACCGTCGGCATCGGCATGGGGTTCATCTCCTACTCGATCCTCGCCGCGGTCTCTCGCCGCCGCGTCCACCCGCTCCTCTGGATCGTCAGCGCCCTGTTCGTCCTCTACTTCGTGCGCGGCCCCGTCGAGGGAGCGCTCGGCCTGTGATCGAGTAGACCACCATCAGCTATGGTTTACCCCGTTAACCATTTGTTACAATGGAGGCCGTGGTAAACAATGCTGAAGTCGCCGATTCTCTGAGATTCGCCGTGCTTCACCTATCCCGCGGACTGCGTGGATCAGGGAGGCTCGGCGAATCTCGTTTCTGCGTCCTCACCGTCCTCGCACAGGGCCCGATGACCGTCAGCGAGCTCGCCTCGCACGAGCGCGTCTCCGTCCCCTCCATGTCGAAGCTTGTCTCGGCCATGGCGGAGGCGGGTCAGGTCCGTCGGGAGCGGGACGCCGTCGACAGCCGGCGGACCGAGGTCACGATTACGGATGAGGGGCGCGCGGCGCTCGATGCCGCGTCGCTCGAGGGCGCGGCTTGGCTCGATCAACAGTTCGGAAAATTGGAAGGAGATGACATCGCCACCCTCGGCCGAGCGGCGAGGATCATGCGGGCGATGATCACTAGGTGAAGCGGACTTTTCTCTCACTCAAATACGAGAACTATCGGCTCTGGTTCTTCACTGCCATCGTGGCGAACACGGGCACCTGGATGCAGCGCGTGGCGCAGGACTGGCTCGTCCTCACTGAGCTCACGGACAACGATGCCTTTGCGGTCGGCGTGACGACGGCCCTGCAGTTCCTGCCCCTGCTCCTCATCACCCCCTATGCCGGCGTGCTCGCCGACCGCTACGACAAGCGGAAGATCATGTACGTCACCCAGTCCCTCATGGGACTGCTCGCCGTCGGTCTCGGCGTGCTCGTCCTCACGGGCCATGCGACCGTCGAGATCGTGTACGGCTTCGCGCTCGCGCTCGGCACGGTCTCTGCCTTCGATACGCCACCGCGGCAGGTCTTCGTCTCCGAGCTCGTCGAGCCCAAGCACCTGACCAACGCGATCGGCCTCAATTCGGCCAGCTTCAACAGCGCGCGCCTCATCGGCCCCGCGCTCGCGGGCCTCCTCATCGCCCTCGTCGGCACCGGCTGGGTCTTCGTCATCAACGGCATCTCCTTCGGCGCCACCCTCATCGGCCTGGCCCTCATGAAGGCTGCGAAGTTCTACCCGATCAAGCATCAGCCCCGAGAGAAGGGCCAGATCCGGCAGGCGGCCCGCTACATACGCCACCGCTCCGACATCGTCGTCATCCTCGTTGTCGCCGGCGTCATCTCCAGCCTCGGCCTCAACTTCCAGCTGACGAGCGCGTCGATGGCGAGCGAGGTGTTCGGCAAGGACGCGGGGGAGTACGGTCTGCTCGGCTCGATCATGGCGATCGGATCGCTCACCGGCGCGCTCATGGCCGCGCGGCGGAGGGAGTCACGCGTGCGGCTCGTCGTCCTCGCCGGCTTCGGCTTCGGCATCACCGCCGGCATCAACGCCCTCATGCCGACCTACTGGACCTACGCGATCTCCTGCATCCTCGTCGGCTACTTCACGCTCACGCTGCTGACAAGCGCCAACATGGCGATCCAGACCTCGGTCGACCCGATGATGAGGGGGCGGATCATGGCCCTCTACCAGGTGGTCCTCATGGGATCGACCCCGATCGGTGCCCCGATCGTCGGCTGGATCGCGTCGAACGTCCATCCCCGCTGGGGGATCGGCATCGGCGCCGTCGCGGCCATCCTCGTCTCGTTCGGCGCCCTCATCTGGGTGCGCCGCCACTGGAACGTCACCTTCGAGTACCGTCGCCACGTCAGGCCGCATCTCGTCATCATCGGCCCCGCCGAGCATGCCGAGCGCCGCGAGGCGCAGCGGAACGAGCGGCGCCGCCGGGAGCGGACGCTCGATGCGACCACGCAGGAGCAGGCCGCGCTCAGCTCCGGGGTATCTGCTGTCCCACCCAGGACAGCGACTCCAGAAGAGCCGTGACGTCGTCCGGCTCCACGGCCGGGAAGGTTGCGACCCTCAGCTGGTTGCGGCCCAGGCCGCGGTAGCCGTCGATGTCGACGATGCCGGAGGCGCGGCAGGCCGCGCTCACCTCGTCGGCCGGCAGGTCGATGTCGATCGTCGCGACAACCTGGGACCGGTGGCCCTCCTCGACGAAGGAATGTGCCCATTCCGTGCGCGCCGCCCAGTCGTAGACGAGATCGGATGATCTCGTCGTCCTGGCGTCCATCGCCGACAGTCCGCCCTCCTCAAGCATCCAGTCGAGCTGGGCGAGCATGAGGTGGAGGGTGGCAAGCGCTGGGGTGTTGAGCGTCTGGTTCTTCCTCGAGTTATCGAGGGCGAGCTGGAGGTTGAGGATGTCCGGGACCCAGCGCTGCGCGGTCAGCCGTCCGATGCGCTCGATCGCCGCCGGAGACAGGGCGGCGAACCACAGTCCGCCGTCTGAGGCGAAGCACTTCTGGGGGGAGAAGTAGTAGACGTCAACCTCGCTCGCGTCGAAGTCGACCCCGCCCGCTGCCGACGTCGCGTCGACGATGGTCAGCGCACCCGGCCCGCCGATTCTCTTGACCGGCAGCATCGCTCCGGTCGAGGTCTCGTTCTGGGGATAGAGATAGGAGTCGATCCCGTCCGCCGCCTCGGGGAGCAGGGCAGTGCCCGGCTCCCCGGCATCGACGATGGGATCGCTGACGAAGGGATTCGCCCGGAGCGCCTTCGCCGCCTTGGTCGAGAACTGGCCGAAGGTCGCGGCGCGGGACCGGTCCTCGACCAGGCAGAACGGAATCGCGTCCCACAGGAGCGACGCGCCGCCGTTGCCGAGGGCGATCTCGTACCCCTCCGGCAGGCGGAAGAGCTCGCCGAGTCCTTCGCGGATCCTGCCGACGACATCCTTGACGGGGGCCTTCCGGTGGGAGGTGCCCATCCAGGCCGGATCAAGGGTGAGATGGTCGGCCGGCACCTTCGAGGGACCCGCACCGAATCGGCCGTCGCGTGGAAGAATCTCAGTGGGAATCAGCATGGTTCAACTCTCCCAGATTCGGACGCCCATCTCACGGCCGTCCAGATAGAGTGGAGTCATCTGTGCAGGAGGAAAAGTGGCTGATCTGATCGATACCGGCGAAATGTACCTGAAGACGGTCTACGAGCTTGAGGAGGAGGGGATCCCGCCCCTTCGGGCCCGCATTGCGGAGCGACTCGAGCACTCCGGACCCACCGTCTCGGAGACCGTCAACAGGCTGTCCCGGGATGGTCTGCTCACCATCGGACCCAGCCGGCAGATCGAGCTCACCGTCGCCGGGCGCCGCAAGGCCACGGAGGTCATGCGCAAGCACCGCATCGCCGAGCGTCTCCTCATCGACGTCATCGGTATGGACTGGGAGTACGCCCACGAGGAGGCGTGCCGGTGGGAGCACGTCATGTCCGACCGCGTTGCGGAGAAGCTCGAGGGTGTTCTCGGAGCGATCACCCACGACCCGTACGGGAATCCGATCCCGTCCGCGGCCGAGGGGCCCGGCAGCCTTGCCGCCGGGCACTCCGGCCTCGTCGCCGTCGCGGATGTCAGCGGCCCCGTCATCACCGCGACACTCCGGAGGATCGCTGAGCCGCTGCAGGTCGACGTCCAGCTCCTCGCGGAGCTGAGGTCGGCAGGGATCGGCCCGGGGGTGACCATCACTGTTGAGAAGACGCCGCGTGGACTGACTATCACGGGCCCCGGCGGGGTATTGGAGCAGGTCGCCGACGCAGTCGGCAGGCACCTCTTCATTGATGCGTAGGTCACACCTTCTGTGATTTATGGATCACAGACTGTAATTGTTCGTGACATATTCGTTATCTTCCGTTACTCTCTTGATCTGTAAGGAAAACTTCCTGTCAGGAGAGATATGTCCAACCGTCGTGGCCGTCACGTCGCCCCCAAGGTTCGACCTTCATCCGCTTTCACTGTTGCCGCGGTATCCGCTGCATTCGGAATGACGGCTACCGCTGCTGTTGCTGCGCCCGAGACCGAGGCTGTCGCCAAGACCGTCTCCCTCGCCGCCCCGCAGGCACCCGCCGTCATCGGCGTCGAACTCCCTGAAGAGGCCGCTGTCGAGCTGGCCCCCATTTCTGTCACCTCCGAGGCCGCCCCCGAGCCGGTCGTCGAAGAGGCCCCCGTCGAGGTCGAGGCTGAGGTCCCGGCCGCTCCGGCCGCAGCTCCCGCTCCGGCTGAGGCCGCGCCGCAGGCCGCCGCCGCACCGGCTCAGACTCAGGCAGCCCCCCAGGTCGCTGCCCCCGCACCGGCTCCCGCCGTGTCCTCGGGCAACCAGTCGGTCGTTGCGATCGCTCGCCAGTACGTCGGCGCCCCCTATGTCTACGGCGGGACCACCCCGGCCGGCTGGGACTGCTCCGGCTTCACCTCTTATGTCTTCGCGCAGGCCGGCATCTCGCTGCCGCGCTCCTCGAGTGCGCAGCTCTATGCTGGCCGCACCATCCCCGCCTCGCAGGCGCAGCCGGGTGACCTCGTGTGGTGGCCGGGTCATATCGGCATCTACTCGGGCAACGGCATGCACATCGCCGCCCGCAACCCCTCCTCGGGCACGTACGAGGGTCCGGTCTACGGCACCCCCACCTACGTCCGCGTCGGCGGCTGACCCAGCCTTCGACGTGAGAGCGGCCAGCGCTGAGCGCTGGCCGCTTCTTCGTCTCCACGAGTGAGTCAGTGAGTTCGCGCCCTGCGCCAGACACCTGTCGAGGTGCTGCCACCCGACAGGTGTCGGGGCTGAGGCGCGCCCACGAGTCTTGCCTCGTGGCCCCTAGCCTGACTGCCTAGGTCCTCCCAAAAGCATTCGTGCTGGCCAGGGGAATGTGGGACCCGGGTGACGAGCGGGCACTGCCCTCTCCGCGTGTCAGCCGCCCGGCGCGTGGAGCACATCCTCGGAGCCGATACACGGAATTGTCACGACCGGAAGTGCGAAGTGGGACACAGTTATAACATTCTGTGACGCGGGTCGCGCTACTTTCCCCCGTCATAGCAGGGTTTTACGATCGGGCCGCTGACCAGCCGAAATGCGTTGTTATCGAAGCGTGACATTTCCGTTTCACTATTGTTATAGTTTTTGAAGTTCGCCCAGCGGACGGGTGTCAACCAGATGCCAAGCAAAACTGAAAGACCAATGAAG
This is a stretch of genomic DNA from Flaviflexus salsibiostraticola. It encodes these proteins:
- a CDS encoding MarR family winged helix-turn-helix transcriptional regulator, with amino-acid sequence MVNNAEVADSLRFAVLHLSRGLRGSGRLGESRFCVLTVLAQGPMTVSELASHERVSVPSMSKLVSAMAEAGQVRRERDAVDSRRTEVTITDEGRAALDAASLEGAAWLDQQFGKLEGDDIATLGRAARIMRAMITR
- a CDS encoding NCS2 family permease, coding for MPTRFLDRTFKLTERGSSVGQEIRGGLVTFFAMSYILVLNPIILSTPDSTGHFLGGGTEGANTPAIAAGTALVAAIMSILMGSVANFPMAMAAGLGLNAMLAYTIVSLPGMTWADAMGIVVLEGILIFLLVMTGLREAIFKAVPSFLKTAISVGIGLFIALVGLVNAGIVRPGAGTPLDLGINGSIASWPLVVFIVGLLSIMVLMVKRVRGAILIGIVIATASAIALESILKLGGQTPDGSNPGGWGLTVPALNGSPVSVPEFSTLGTFSITGPFEKISIIAVLVLVFSLMLADFFDTMGTMVAVGSEANLLDEDDNPPRMRQILAIDSLGAIAGGLGGVSSNTAYIESTTGVADGARTGLASIVTGTLFLLSTFLAPLAGMIPYEAATPALVIVGFLMMQQVANIDWKDLVIGIPAFLTIVFMPFSYSITVGIGMGFISYSILAAVSRRRVHPLLWIVSALFVLYFVRGPVEGALGL
- the manA gene encoding mannose-6-phosphate isomerase, class I translates to MERLRGAVKDYAWGSTSAIPALFDTVESETPVAELWLGTHTAGPATIGDGLAYSPEAPPAETDLRTYVLADPQGALGDDVARMGNTLPYLLKLIAPAKPLSLQVHPSREQAAQRFEDEERQGVPLSDPTRSYRDRNHKPELLLALDRFEAVAGFRAPRRVADVITGLPCEIAETMLSYLREDLSAEGIRRCFEYLLSEESRPSSDKVAALVAGCRARLERGESPSERADRIVTLLDSHYPGDPGVVASLLLNPVTLQPGEALFVPAGTVHAYLSGLGVEIMANSDNVLRAGLTSKHIDVPELLATVDYVAAPPIRIAPEHVSEVTRTYYAPVEDFELSVADLRTWNDTRSLPGRGPRILLALSGAIEVATKEQRITLNHGEGIFVRADEGKLQVRGVGKLIQADVP
- the serC gene encoding phosphoserine transaminase, with product MLIPTEILPRDGRFGAGPSKVPADHLTLDPAWMGTSHRKAPVKDVVGRIREGLGELFRLPEGYEIALGNGGASLLWDAIPFCLVEDRSRAATFGQFSTKAAKALRANPFVSDPIVDAGEPGTALLPEAADGIDSYLYPQNETSTGAMLPVKRIGGPGALTIVDATSAAGGVDFDASEVDVYYFSPQKCFASDGGLWFAALSPAAIERIGRLTAQRWVPDILNLQLALDNSRKNQTLNTPALATLHLMLAQLDWMLEEGGLSAMDARTTRSSDLVYDWAARTEWAHSFVEEGHRSQVVATIDIDLPADEVSAACRASGIVDIDGYRGLGRNQLRVATFPAVEPDDVTALLESLSWVGQQIPRS
- a CDS encoding MFS transporter, producing MKRTFLSLKYENYRLWFFTAIVANTGTWMQRVAQDWLVLTELTDNDAFAVGVTTALQFLPLLLITPYAGVLADRYDKRKIMYVTQSLMGLLAVGLGVLVLTGHATVEIVYGFALALGTVSAFDTPPRQVFVSELVEPKHLTNAIGLNSASFNSARLIGPALAGLLIALVGTGWVFVINGISFGATLIGLALMKAAKFYPIKHQPREKGQIRQAARYIRHRSDIVVILVVAGVISSLGLNFQLTSASMASEVFGKDAGEYGLLGSIMAIGSLTGALMAARRRESRVRLVVLAGFGFGITAGINALMPTYWTYAISCILVGYFTLTLLTSANMAIQTSVDPMMRGRIMALYQVVLMGSTPIGAPIVGWIASNVHPRWGIGIGAVAAILVSFGALIWVRRHWNVTFEYRRHVRPHLVIIGPAEHAERREAQRNERRRRERTLDATTQEQAALSSGVSAVPPRTATPEEP